A segment of the Arachis hypogaea cultivar Tifrunner chromosome 5, arahy.Tifrunner.gnm2.J5K5, whole genome shotgun sequence genome:
AGTCACCTTTCTATATGTTAGTACTATTATCATTTTCAAGCAAGTAAAGTAACTTCAAGTTTAATGGTTCTGATTTGTTTTGTTTCTGATTTTATAGGGTGATCTAAGTGATCATTCAAGTCTTGTTAAAGCATTGAAGCAAGTTGATGTTGTCATCTCTGCTGTAAGTGGAGCACAAACGGAAGACCAACTCAACATCATATCGGCAATAAAAGAAGCTGGAAACATCAAGGTTAGGTGCATTATATACGCATTGTAGTGGTACCCTactacaatttaaaaatttttttagtagcgtatgataataatatttatttatcttcattaaattataagatttgactttattttttaattatcttttgatATTTAATAGTCAATTTAAGAATCATATTAGATATTTATTAGAAAGATCAAttttcaattatatttaaataagattgatatttttttttaaaataaactcaaaagatattatttatccttttttaaaattaattttagtgtttCCTGTAACaactatattaattattaaaaaaaattttaactataaaTATTACTGAGAGTTAGCTTTTGATTGTATGAgaagtaatttttaaataattatttagtgatatatatatatatatatatataagacattttgattgtattgttaaaaaaatttactcaatttttttaaaaatatgaaacctaaaaaatagaattctaaattatatattattattatttaaattactattttagtgttttaatttattatatatattaaagactaatcatattttataataacaaaatataattataaaaataattatgttatatgtacataaaaaataactatctaTATAGAATACATATTgtaatacaaaatacacattaaaaataaattaaataaatatatttatacacaaatatataataattaatgaataatttgatAGCTATTTTTGTacacatataatatttttattataaaaattattaaatttatctatCTTGTGTCCTAAAGacacatattaaaattataaattgagaatacttttattaaaaattaaaaaatttaagtttttaatgtacttattttgtaattattttaaataaaaaaaatttagaacattCCACTAATAATAAGCTTGTGATGTATTTTAAGACTTATGTTAGCTAAACctaatttattattatgttatatatattttattccaggattaaaattttttagattcatTAACCATGAACAATATTAATATAAGGTGAAAATTTAGGTGAAGTTGACTTCACGTAAAGTCAAGTTGATATCTGacagtcgttagatgaaaatttagtcaaatcaatcaaattatctaATAGTTCAaaagtatcaacttcacatgaagtcgactacacctgagtttccaccttaatATAACGGAGATGGTAAGGTCCATTCATTTtgcgtttttattttccttttttattttcagaGGTTTTTGCCATCGGAATTTGGGCTGGATGTAGACCGTCATAACGCGGTTGAGCCAGCAGCTAGTGCTCTTGCGGGAAAAGCGAAAATCAGAAGGGCGATTGAAGCTGAAGGAATTCCCCATACTTATGTTGTTTCCAATGCCTTTGCTGGATACTTCTTAAGTACTCTTGGACAGCAAGGTGTCACAGCTCCTCCCAGAGATAAGGTAGCCATTTTGGGAGATGGAAATGTCAAAGGTAACACTAATGTTACTCATCACATTTATTTGTTGTCAAGAAATTATTTATCCAAAAAGTTTAAACCGGTAGAAAAAAGTACATGAATgattatatatgtaatatttaCATTTTTTTGTTAGTTCAGGAGTTTATGTTGCGGAGGAGGATGTAGGGACTTATACCGTCAAAGCAGTGGATGATCCCAGAGCTTTGAACAAAATCTTGTACCAAAGACCCCCTGCTAATGTTTTGACATTCAACGAGATTGTTTCGCTGTGGGAGAACAAGATTGGCAAGACCcttgaaaaaatatatatcccTGAGGATCAAATTCTTAAGAACATCCAAGGTTAGTAAGAACCAACATCATTAAATCTCCTTGGTTTCATGCATTATATGATTATGATGTTGAAGTACATTCTTGTTCTTTTAACTTTGTACATTTGTACAGAGTCACCTTTTCCTGAGAGCCTTCTCTTGGCATTATCCCACTCTGCGCTGGTTAAGGGAGATTGCACAAACTTTGAGATTGAACCTTCTTTTGGCGTGGAAGCTTCTCAATTATACCCTGAAGTGAAATACACCACTGTCGACACCTACTTGAATCAGTTTGTTTGAAATCCATGGAGTGCATCATACCTATAAATTTAAATTACTCTACTCAGCGCAATAAAACTACTGTAGGGGCCTATCATGTGTTTTTCTTGTATGTTCTAATTATTTATAACAAAGTCATATCATAAATTGAGTGTTGTTCACGTCTGACGTCTCAGGATTCATTGTGCATTTAAATTTGTTAATTAGTGGCATTAAACCAAGACAAAAAGAAGAGCAATGTTATCGATCCAGACACCTTGAGCAAGAAAAGTAACATAGTTGATAAAAGCATAACTATTAACTAATCTAAGAAATAATGCTAGTCAAGTGAAATTCACTAGGCTAGTTTCTTGAAAACGCGAGTATTGTTGGACGTTGATAACCAtgttaagaattttttatttttatttttagagcaATGTCAGGGGCAGCAACATTTGTGATTGGTAActatcaactagccatcaatgatgatttgatggtgtgagattggtgtgaaatttcatccaataactcatctttctctgctggttacgtgatggccaaaatgcaataaaattgctgaccttctagacttttccttatttttattttcatcaccGAAGTTGGCAGCTCATGAACAACAACATCCGAAATTTCTCTACCCCGAAGCCAGAACCGAAAAAGGACAAAATAGCAACCCATGCATAAAGGATTAGAAGGAAGTAAGGAATCTCGGAGGAGCAATGAAATATCTGTACAGTATGTATAATAGGTTGTTTATTTGAgttaatatgagttaaaaaataaacatctaaaataatatatattactaatttttcaaacacaatacactcatattatttaaaataactggatattagaataataaacatctgatatcttattgaatcgaacatctctaaatttttattgtacacattatacatatattttattaGGTGCTTCGGAAAAACAAACCAAAAGTTTTTGTTCTATGTTGTTTGGCGTTGTGACTTGTGACACAAATAATTTTGCAATTATGATACGTCAAAATTATTactaatacaaaatatatattaaaatataaaatatatattaaaaataaattaaattatatatatacttatataaaaatatataataaataatttaataattaattttaatatataaataatatttttattaattttaaaaagagaataaataataaataagagaatgaataataaataagaataaacACCTAAATTATCCTCAATCAATTCTAGATCAAACATTTTACTTGGACAGATTTTTATTCCAAAAAATTAATATGTTTGATAAGAGTAATTATGGTTTCAGATGTTTTGCTTTTGatataagtaattttttaaaatttttagataataaaaatttgtatgaTATGAAAACCTATCTTGAATGTTTTgctgcaaataaaataaaacaaactatGATTTACTGGATCCAAAAACAATTCTTACTATACAATACAAACAGTTTTGATATCCCGACACACTTGTTATTACCGTCACCAATAAGGTCACATTTCGAAACCATCGCGCTTCTATTCCCGATTCCCTTCTTCTTTATTGATACCCTTCTCTGTCATTGCCACTAACTTGTCTTCTTagtttctttctcactttctaacTATAAACACCATTCATTGTAGTGGTGACAGTGTTGTATTGAGAGGTtgacactttttctttattttttcaacCATGGATAATAACCGGTTTTCATCGCAGAAACACTCTACCAAGAGTGGTTATGAGCCGTCAGACACAGAGACAGAGTGGCAAGAGGTTCCGAGACATGAACGAGAAAGAAAGAACATTGCTTTGGATTCTGAAGATGCAAAAGCTTTCACTCTAATTGCCAAGAGTCCATTGGCACTACACAGGAGGCACCAATACAACCATTCCAAGTTCGAAACTGAAACCTCATCAGCCACCACAACAATAGCTTCTGTTCCAAGCCAACCTCGGAGAAGACAACACCATAGCAAGTCACCCTTTAAGCTTCGAGTAGCTGGCGATGATGATGGCGATGATACTGATGATCATGGTCCCCCACCATCACCCATAAGAGGTGTATGCTTATGACAAGCTTCTTAAATTTGTTTTGCTATCATAATATATTGTATTTATTACTCTTTCGTATTTGTGCAACATAGGTTTGAACACAAGGAGAAATATAAGCCCTTTGCCAAAACCAGATGTTGGGAGAACCGTGTCTCCTTACAGCAGAAAGCATCACGGTTCTTCAGGTCATGTTGAAGTGGAAAGAGTGGTTGATAAGTCAAACTATAAAAGATCAGTGACAGCACCAAGGTTGAGGGAACAGCAGAGAAGAACTACGTCTCCAATGGCCAGAGGCATGGTTCTCAATGCACCTTCAGTGGCAGAGATCAATGAAATCATAGCAGAGGTGAAACTATCCAATGACCCTAGCACTTTGGATGAGTCAATGACTTCCACCACTGAGTCTATTCAACCGGGTGATCTTTTCTTCTCACGAGAAAGCAGTGCCTTGCAAGGCAAGAAACCTTCGCTGTTGCCCCAAAAACTTCAACAATATGGATATTATAGTCCAAGTCCTGCAGGAACCGCCATGAGTCCCCACATTAGAGGTCTCCCTGCTTCTTCCGTTGAGGATGAAAGCAACGGAAATGGCATGAACATCCGAGGAATCGCCTCATCCGGTGTGTCTCGATCAAGTTCAGCTGTTACAAGCAGAAAAGGCGGTAGCAGTATGACGAGCGATGGTAGTGTGAAGACAACTGATAGCATGAGGAAATTCACAGCCAACAGGAAGAAGAGCCAGAAGGATGCATCATGGTTTGCTTGCATGAGGACAGGAAACTGCAGGACATCGATGAAATCGCCGGAGCGTAAAAGGCCAATTGAGACTTCTTTCATTGGCAGGGCTATTGTGGTGGAAAGCCTCCCACAATTCTGGGCTGATAAGCACCAACCTGCTTCACTTAATGGCTTCATTTGCAATAAACAAGAAGCTCAACTTCTCAAGGAACTAGTAAGTTTCCAGACACTCATAAATAGTTACTTTTCAGTTGCCTTTTTTTGTATAGTTTCTGACTTTGACACTACTTTGGATTTAAGGTGTCTCAGGGCTCTTGCCCTCATATTCTGCTCAAAGGACCCTCCGGTTCTGGGAAAAGAGAACTAGCAATGGCTCTTCTACGCGAAATATATGGTGATGCATGCTGCAATGTGAGTTTCTTCCCAtagttttcattatatatatatttgcattcTTAAGCTGACCTTATCAGGCCCTTTTTGCAGATGTCCCATGAGTTAAGGAGCTTCCCTATTCAGGTAAAGATTTCTAAACACTTTAGCTATATAATCTGATGACCGATAAGTAAAAAGCAGTCTTGGTCCTTGTTCCAAAATGATGGAGTTTCAGTCCATTGCTATGTTCTGATGGCAATAAACTGCTTTAACAGGACAAGAGGCCTATCAAAGTATGTGTTTCAATAGCATCTAGTGCACATCACATGGAGCTCAATGTAAGCATGGAACCAAATGCTAAATATGCTTTGCTGGGATTAATCAAAGAAATTAGCAATATATATGCAATGACACCCGAAGTCAGTAATGTTAATTTCAAGCCTGATTATAAAGGTTTGTTGTCTGAATGCATGTATGTATGAAATCTTAAAAGGATTCATCCTTTAATGTGAGTGTAGCTAAAAAGGTTTGATTCTCTTGATTTCAGTAATACTTCTTTATGGCGTTGATAAAGCAGTGGAGAACATCCAGCACATGATTAAATGGATTATAGACCGGTATTCGGATATATGTAAACTAGTTCTCTGCTGTGAAGATGATGCAGCCATTGTTGAGCCTGTTAAAAACCGTTTTAAAATTATCAAAGTTGATGCACCTCAAACTCACCAAGTAAGCATTAAACaatgaaaagatagaaaagttaatCTTAGATTTGATTACTTATATGCATAGAAACTGTAGCAAGGTAGTGTGATAAGATGCATGATACACTCTGCTATATTTGCTGCAAAAGAACTAAACTTGAATCGAATTCAAACTATTATCTATCTACTTTTATGTTCTTTTAGTTTCTACAAGAATTTTTTGTTACTATTCCTTTCATGGAAATGGTTAAAATCTCCTTCCATTTATTTGTATTGAACAATCAAATTTAAAGAAGTAACTAACACAAACACAATGCCAGATTGCTGAAGTTCTTATTCATATAGCAAAGAGAGAGGAAATTGATGTATCCCTTAATTTTGCCGCAAAGATTGccataaaatcaaagcaaacccTGAGGAAAGCTATCATGGCACTCGAAGCTTGCAAGGCGCACAAGTAAGAACACCTAAAAGGAAAAGTATTTTTATCATCAGCATTTCTAATACATTTGTCTACAGAGACTAATTGGTGCCCCTGTGCTGTGTAGCTATCCATTTTCAGAAGAACAACCTATTCCAATTGGATGGGAGGACATGGTAATAGAAGTAGCTGCAGAGATTCTAGCTGATCCATCATTTTCACGGCAAGAAATTCTCTGCCTAACTTGCTtcctgctatatatatatatatatatatatatatatatatatatatcgttgaTTTCGAAGttaacattaatatatatatcattttcaCTTTTATCAGCTTACTCTCAATAAGAGGAAAATTTCAAATGCTTCTCTTGGATTTTGTCCACCCCAAACTGATCCTGCAGGTAATTGAATCAGTGCATGTGTGATAAGAATCCATTCAATatatcaaaaatagtattttcttttcttaaatggAAAATTTCGTTGGAATATGCAGAAATTGGTGGAAGAGCTGCTGAAAAGAATTGAGGTCAGCTTAAAAAGAGAAGTCTACTATTGGCATGCTTATTATGTGAGTTTCTCCTTCCATGACCATGccattttcctttctttcttttaaattagTAACCAAATTAAAGACTATACATATGTATTGTATATGATTAACAGGAAAGAAGACTGCCACCCGGAACAACAGCTTTACTAAAGTTAGAAGGTAAAAGGATCAGATAACAACATTTCTAATCATTCTCTAACATTGATTTACCTGATAACAAATATTTCAGTAACATGGTGTTTGTGTGCAGAATTTGTGGCCAAGTTCATGAGCATATACAGAAAAAGCTGCGGTACTCAACAATATGTGTAGGTTAACATGGATGTCGTTCTGCTGGAATCACTCAGCATACAAGAACGGAAAGTGTTGTTGCTGAGATAAGACAGACAGAGACCCAGAGACACGAATATCAATTGAAATCAGTTTCTGCATCTTATGTAACACATACAATAATTCAACACTTATCATCGAGTATCGCGTTGTGCTATTAGCCTATTATGCAGGCGCAATATGTTCCAGTATATTGTTGATTACATATAATTAATTGAGTTAGCCGCCATGTGAAGCATCtggtatattattaattaattaattgattaatgcaGCAAGTTCCCGATCGATATGCTCCATATATGAAATCCAAAAGGAATTGCATCGAGTCGTCCAGAATGTTTTAATGTTTTAAGGGAATGTCTTTGATGGAAAAAGAATAATTAAGAGTTTAAAAGACCATGTAAAAAGATTCTATATCAAGGGTTGGGATCACTGTTGTACAATAATTATTGGTAATGCTATTTTTAATCTAAAGTTAAATGTATTTGTAGATTGGTATAACATAATTTGGTTAGACCAatgatttaataattgatttttttttggatgaattggtttacaattttttttgttggacTTTATCACATGGGCCATACCCATAACCCACACAAACATAGTTCATAGAATACACaactcattttttctttcttaatttattGGTCAACATCATGAACATTGAACAATTTCATATTATTGCCTGTGTGATTTTCTGCTTCAGTtattttttctcttataaaatttttattttttatggtaaaataaaataaaaactcgtacacatttttgttttcatatattattattattattattattattattattattattattattattattattattattattattattatcactttTTTTGTTAAAACAAAGcacattttttttctattgttacatatcttttttttactaataaaaattaatttttttatttttttacactattatttaactaaaatgaaataaaataacagaCTAAAATACACATTGATGCTCTATGCACGAGAAGTAAATGACTTTAttctttaacaaaataaaaatattaatattataattaataattaattaattatttattattttacatatataacacatttaaaataataagataacacataaaatatttttggtacaCACTAATATTATTAGGCCTACAACCTAATATTATTAGAGTCATTCTTGTTAGGTCTAcaacctattattattattattattattattattattattattattattattattattagagtaattacctaaatcagtttttgagaatttttaaaatggatattttatttttcaagaaaaattaatacacagatcaattccTAAGATATTATTCCGGCAGACAAATCAATTCTCAATTCAGTTTTTGACAgaataattacccaaatcagtcctcaaaaatttttaaaacggacattttagtcctaaaaaaattaatacacggaTCAATCTTTAACATTTTTTCTGTCAGACATAAAGTCCCATGCATGCCCATTTTACTTTTACTATCTGCcgacctttattattattaacttaacTTTGTGCATGTGGATCATGACATTATCATATTAATACACTTTTTTCATTAGAAACAAGTAAGATGAATAATGataaatttggatcctctaaattttgaattttcattttagagaataaagtgtgatctctcaccatttatttcataggtgtgatcaagaaaaaatatgagaaaaaaattatttaagggtgagagattacactttaccctctaaagttaaaattcaaaaattatttaagggtgagagatcacactttaccctctaaaattaaaattcaaaatttagaaaatccAAATTCAATAATGATGCTACGAAATCCAAATTAATAGGAcatcttttaatataaatatgttttttaaaataggacatcttttaattatattaaatacaaaaatatcaaataattttaaccttaaatttcttgtaaaataatttctaataattttattaaataataataataataataataataatattattattattattattattattattgttattattattattattattattattattattattattattattattattattattgagtgactatatatatatactcatgattaaatttatcattatttttatccaaaacatacaaaaaattatgatatattattattgtgtaattaataataataataattttattttgcattgcttttttttggatgaaaaatattatgtttaacGGAGAAAAACGTTGAAAATTGATTtggatattaatttttttttggggactaaattgtctgcttttaaaatttttttagattgaTCTGGGTAATTATTCTGCCAAAAATAATAAACGGAGACTAATTTGTCTGCCGAAGTAAAACCTTAAAAattaatctgtgtattaatttttttagagaataaaatatttacttttaaaatttttaaaaattaatttggataattactcttaaaataatgataataacattaacaattataataataagaataatagtaataataattttaataataaaaataatactaatactaattataacaataataatgataatagagatattataataataacaataacgatAATAATGATCCTAACGAAAACATTAATAGCAATAATAAGtgaaataataattataacaataataagaAAGAACAGTATAATAGACAAAAAAATACCAGTATAAAAACGAAGGttattagaagaaaaataatattaattataacaataaaaTTAACTTATATTCAAATTTATTCTAATTACTACAATTTAATATTTACAAACCGATCCTTATATTTTTGGGTATCTTTATTTATTACCTGATCTTTCAAGGTGCGGATTATACTTCTTCTACTAAAAAAAAACTTCTTTATATATAGGTGAAGTCTCTGGTATGGATATATCAAAATATCTATACCTCTAGATCATACGTGTGTGAGTCTAATAAAAAACGCGTGTGTTCGTTTTTGATAACCTGTAAAATCAGTCATTTAAAAAAGTGCCACTGCAATAGCAGTGGGTCAGAAACTTTGTTCAGAAGTGATCTTGTGAGAACAGAAAGATTATTTGCTAATGTGATATTATTAATGGAATGTTGGGATAAAATTTTTTGGGCCATGGATTTCGTGGGCTTAACGAAATTTTGGCCAGATTGTTGGGCGTGAAGAATATAAGAGAAGAATTGTCTATGTTTTAAAACCCATAAGGAAaggagaaaaaatataaaaaaaaaataagagtggAGTGAAGATCCAATAAGATTGAAAAACAGGCATAGTGCTACATTAAAAATATgtgaacattaaaaaaataaaaaaattattaattataaattttatgtttcttaagTATTTCATAATGCATTGGtgtcatatttaaattttaatatttttatttattttattgaaaattgaATGGACTAGAAAgtcaaaaatctaattaaatatttttcatcaaTTAAGAGAGGTAATATATACCATTATACATAACATTCTTATTATCAGTTAACAGAATTATTAAGAAATGTTAACATACAAATAAGAAGTATTTTCAGTTTCATATTATCTATTTATTCTCAATATATTATTCTTGTTccgataaaatttataaaaaaataattctattaattaTGCCCATTAACATTGTTATTACAATAACAAATATTTTCGTTATATTCAATcataaaattcattaaatttgTTGGTAACTCTTAAAGCCTATATTTATTTGAGTAATGCTATAAgattttttatgaattaagtCTAACTAacctaacaataaaataaaaaaaacgatatataacttataatatatttttgtcgTACTAATTCATATAAATTTATCATCATACCGAAATAAACACCTAATTTCATTATATTACTTCAAAGATTCATTCAAAATGGATGGCATAAATACCATTcaactatattttttttacagCGAATTTTGCTTTCATGTTTACATAATCATCGCGTTGATTAAAAAATATCTCATTTACAAtgaacattattttattttaatattgaataATGGACCTTAGGAgttatcaataaattttattttatcttattatttaatttagttagacttagtttataaaaagacttataatattacaaaaataaatataaattttaggagTTACCAATAAATTTAATGAACCTTATaattaaagagaacaaaaatatttgcTACTATAATAACAATGATAATGGGCAtaattaatagaattatttttttataaattttgtcgGAGCAAGAATAATATATTGAGAATAAATGGATAAtacgaaattaaaaatatttcttattttGCATGTTAACAgttcttaataatttttaataaaataaataaaaatattaaaatttagatatggCACCAATGCATTATAAAATACTTAAGAaatgtaaaatttataattattaaaaaaaaattattttcttaatgtTTACATATTTTCAATGTAGCACTATGCCactgttttttaattttattggatCTTCACGtcactcttatttttcttttttcttcctatttcattaaaatattttttctccttTCCTTATGGGTTTTAAAACATAGGCAGTTCTCTTCCTATATTCTTCACCCCAACAAACTGGCCAAAATTTTCTTAAGCCCACGAAGTCCATGGCCCAAAAAATTTTATCTCTAAAATTCCATTAATAATAACACATTAACAAATAATCCTCCTGCCCTCACAAGACCACTTCTGAACAAAGTTTCTGACCCACTACTATTGCAGTGGCACTCTTTTAAAGGAGTGATTTTGCAGGTTATCGATAGCGAATACGCGTCTCTTATTGGACTCATACACGTATGATCCAGAGGTATAGATATTTTGATATATCCATACCAGAGACTTCACCTATATATATACTAGGAAAGTACCCGGACATGAATTAAAGAATCACATATAATAACTTAAGATCATATCCGAATATGAATGACGTAACATTAAACCAAATAATTTACATCACATTCCACGATAATTACATATTGCATCGATGCCATGAAagaaaacaaaatcacaaaaaatcaccttaaaacatttttcaaaacctCCCTGTTACCTGAATGTATTAGCTATAGCAGATTGGCATACTTAGCTTAGTTAGCATTTATAATTGATAGTTAGTTACTAATTAGCATATTCAATTAGTCTAAGATATTTATCATGTAAGTTGTTATATAAAACAGGGTTTGCTAACTGATTCTGTTAGCTTCCATTTTATCCACATCACTTTCTCTCTCTATCAAAACAGATTTCAGAATCTTCTCTCTACCTTCCCTTTCTATTCTTCTTCACCATTCCAACTCTGCAACCCCCTTTTCCAGCTTCCGTTTTCACATGGTATCATTGCCGGAAGTAATCCCGGGCATCTTCCATATTCTAAGCTTCTTCATCTACCTCTAGATCCAACATCTTTCCCAGACTCACACAGTAGAGACTGATGAGAGCTGTTCATGAAATCTCTAGGGTTTCGGTAACAGTGTTCCGATCAGCGAGTTAGGGAATCATGTCTTGGAATTGCTTTCGTCTTCGTTCTTTCCCCTTCTTTTGCACTCATTCGACAGAATTCGTTCATTAATAGTGATCTGTTTTTTGTACCGAATCACTTCCAATCTTCATCTCTTGGATTCTCCTCACATTCTTGCTTTTTCTCTTCAATGGATTCCACTCACAGTGACGTCAGCTCCACTGCAGCTTCCAATGTCGATATTAACACTCTTTCGCAGCTTCTCCTCCAACTCACTCAACTGCAGAATCGCACGAGTCCAGGAATGGTGCATCCTCCTATTGATCAGAACAGTCCATACTTCTTGCACCCAGCTGAAAGTCCTGGTAATCCTTTAATTTCTCTCCGCCTCAATTCTCAAAATTACACCAATTGGTCCCGCTCGATTTCATTGGTGCTCGAGTCCAAGAACAAAATTCCCTTCATTGATGGCTCTCTCCCTCGACCGGAGGTTACCGATCCAATGTATGCGGCTTAGGGCCGTTGCAAC
Coding sequences within it:
- the LOC112800735 gene encoding phenylcoumaran benzylic ether reductase Pyrc5-like, yielding MAQKSKVLVVGGTGYIGKFIVNASAKAGHPTFVLVRENSLSHPHKSNLIQSFKSSGVTFLYGDLSDHSSLVKALKQVDVVISAVSGAQTEDQLNIISAIKEAGNIKRFLPSEFGLDVDRHNAVEPAASALAGKAKIRRAIEAEGIPHTYVVSNAFAGYFLSTLGQQGVTAPPRDKVAILGDGNVKGVYVAEEDVGTYTVKAVDDPRALNKILYQRPPANVLTFNEIVSLWENKIGKTLEKIYIPEDQILKNIQESPFPESLLLALSHSALVKGDCTNFEIEPSFGVEASQLYPEVKYTTVDTYLNQFV
- the LOC114927746 gene encoding uncharacterized protein; translated protein: MARGMVLNAPSVAEINEIIAEVKLSNDPSTLDESMTSTTESIQPGDLFFSRESSALQGKKPSLLPQKLQQYGYYSPSPAGTAMSPHIRGLPASSVEDESNGNGMNIRGIASSGVSRSSSAVTSRKGGSSMTSDGSVKTTDSMRKFTANRKKSQKDASWFACMRTGNCRTSMKSPERKRPIETSFIGRAIVVESLPQFWADKHQPASLNGFICNKQEAQLLKELVSFQTLINSYFSVAFFCIVSDFDTTLDLRCLRALALIFCSKDPPVLGKEN
- the LOC140184809 gene encoding uncharacterized protein, whose product is MALLREIYGDACCNMSHELRSFPIQDKRPIKVCVSIASSAHHMELNVSMEPNAKYALLGLIKEISNIYAMTPEVSNVNFKPDYKVILLYGVDKAVENIQHMIKWIIDRYSDICKLVLCCEDDAAIVEPVKNRFKIIKVDAPQTHQVSIKQ
- the LOC112800736 gene encoding replication factor C subunit 3-like; the encoded protein is MLLLDFVHPKLILQKLVEELLKRIEVSLKREVYYWHAYYERRLPPGTTALLKLEEFVAKFMSIYRKSCGTQQYV
- the LOC140184810 gene encoding uncharacterized protein, which gives rise to MDSTHSDVSSTAASNVDINTLSQLLLQLTQLQNRTSPGMVHPPIDQNSPYFLHPAESPGNPLISLRLNSQNYTNWSRSISLVLESKNKIPFIDGSLPRPEGDLYHVSELYEELYSAKQGDLSITSYFTKMQAIWEEIDNFRPIPMCLTCTSKCICGLEEMRRYRNEDSLQDFCVASMINLQLPKPKLCS